Proteins encoded together in one Citromicrobium bathyomarinum window:
- the rnc gene encoding ribonuclease III, producing MTDWKETKAWLIAHGFAARDEALWNEALTHGSLGEGRDYQRLEFLGDRVLGLAIAEWLFENQNSASEGTLAQRLNALVSKGACAKVARSIGVPDHLRLGRQAREDGGAQSSNILGDVMESLLGAQLREDGFESARALVRALWRDAVEGDAGRAKHPKSALQEWAAGNRRRPPEYALIDRSGPDHAARFTVRVSVKNVGDAEATANSKQEAETAAAKAFMEQYG from the coding sequence ATGACTGACTGGAAAGAGACAAAGGCGTGGCTGATCGCGCACGGTTTTGCCGCGCGCGACGAGGCCCTGTGGAACGAGGCGCTCACCCACGGCAGCCTGGGCGAAGGCCGCGATTACCAGCGGCTGGAGTTTCTCGGCGACCGCGTGCTCGGCCTCGCGATCGCCGAGTGGCTGTTCGAGAACCAGAACAGCGCGAGCGAAGGCACGCTGGCTCAGCGGCTGAACGCGCTGGTAAGCAAGGGTGCCTGCGCAAAGGTCGCCCGCAGCATCGGCGTGCCCGACCACCTGCGGCTGGGCCGGCAGGCGCGCGAGGATGGCGGGGCACAAAGCAGCAATATCCTGGGCGATGTGATGGAATCCCTCCTCGGCGCGCAACTGCGCGAGGACGGGTTCGAGAGTGCACGGGCGCTGGTTCGCGCGCTGTGGCGCGACGCGGTCGAAGGCGATGCCGGCCGGGCCAAGCATCCCAAGTCCGCGCTACAGGAATGGGCTGCGGGCAACCGCCGCCGCCCTCCCGAATACGCGCTGATCGACCGCTCCGGCCCCGATCACGCGGCGCGCTTTACCGTGCGCGTCTCGGTGAAGAATGTCGGCGATGCGGAAGCGACCGCCAACAGCAAGCAGGAAGCCGAGACGGCGGCGGCAAAAGCGTTTATGGAGCAGTATGGCTGA
- the era gene encoding GTPase Era, with product MTDTSTKCGVVAVLGAPNAGKSTLVNALVGQKVAIVSAKAQTTRARMLGIALHENDDANTQMILVDTPGIFAPRRRLDRAMVSAAWEGAESADAVLLLVDPIKQRRHELEPLIEQLAQRPEKKILVLNKVDIAKKEPLLALAQELSTKVDFAEIYFISALSGDGVTELKDALAAEMPEGEWMYPEDQVSDASERLLATEITREQLYRQLHEELPYDSMVRPEKYVERKDGSVEIHQQIIVARDNQRMIVLGKGGSKIKSIGQAAREELSELLGRKVHLFLHVKATENWAEDKEMFEEMGLDWVR from the coding sequence ATGACTGATACATCTACCAAATGCGGCGTCGTCGCCGTGCTGGGCGCTCCGAACGCCGGCAAGTCCACGCTGGTCAACGCGCTGGTCGGCCAGAAGGTCGCAATCGTCAGCGCCAAGGCGCAGACCACCCGCGCGCGGATGCTCGGCATCGCCTTGCACGAGAACGACGACGCCAACACGCAGATGATCTTGGTCGACACGCCGGGCATCTTTGCGCCCCGGCGGCGGCTCGACCGCGCGATGGTCAGCGCGGCATGGGAAGGCGCGGAAAGCGCGGATGCCGTGCTGCTGCTGGTCGACCCGATCAAGCAGCGCCGGCACGAGCTGGAGCCGCTGATCGAACAGCTTGCCCAGCGGCCCGAGAAGAAGATTCTAGTCCTCAACAAAGTCGACATCGCGAAGAAGGAACCGCTGCTGGCGCTGGCACAGGAGCTGTCCACCAAAGTCGACTTCGCGGAGATCTATTTCATTTCCGCTCTGAGCGGCGACGGGGTGACCGAGCTGAAAGACGCGCTCGCCGCCGAGATGCCCGAAGGCGAGTGGATGTATCCGGAAGATCAGGTCTCCGACGCCTCCGAACGCCTGCTCGCCACGGAAATCACCCGCGAACAGCTCTATCGCCAGCTGCACGAGGAACTGCCCTACGACTCCATGGTGCGGCCGGAGAAATATGTCGAACGCAAGGACGGCAGCGTAGAGATCCACCAGCAGATCATCGTCGCGCGCGACAACCAGCGGATGATCGTGCTCGGCAAGGGTGGCAGCAAGATCAAGTCGATCGGTCAGGCGGCGCGCGAGGAACTCAGTGAGTTGCTTGGTCGCAAGGTCCACCTGTTCCTGCACGTCAAGGCGACGGAAAACTGGGCTGAGGACAAGGAAATGTTCGAGGAAATGGGGCTCGACTGGGTGCGTTAG
- the topA gene encoding type I DNA topoisomerase: protein MQLVIVESPAKAKTIEKYLGKDFKVLASYGHIRDLPPKDGSVRPDEDFAMDWEIYSDQRKRSQVKAIADAAKNADRLVLATDPDREGEAISWHVLDMLKKRKALPTNVDRVTFNAITKGAVTEAMKKPRALDQDLIDAYLARRALDYLFGFTLSPVLWRKLPGAKSAGRVQSVALRIIVDREREIEAFKAEEYWSIIANFEQDGTPFTARLVTLDGKKLDKMTLGDEGSAMAAKQAVEDGRFTVEGIETKPVKRNPAPPFTTSTLQQEAARKLGFSASHTMRCAQSLYEAGAITYMRTDGVSMDQSAIDACRDAITDRYSAEYRPEKPRYYKTKAKNAQEAHEAIRPTDFRKDKAGSGDEARLYDLIFKRALASQMATAQLERTTVTLTEGSGQHSLRATGQVVKFPGFLAVYQESFDDKDDEDGGLLPHMREGDAPARKSVEANQHFTQPPPRYSEASLVKQLEELGIGRPSTYASTIQTLRDREYVRIEKNRFFAEESGRLLTAFLERFFPTYVAYDFTAGMEEELDDVSGGRAEWKAILEAFWKDFKPKSDEVMEQKPSDITAVLDTFLSDYLFPERADGKDPRFCPLCDQEGRAGGRLHLRGGRFGAFVACENYPECKFTRRFAQPGSDADEVAENAVLGEDPDTGLPVERKTGRFGPYLQLGEGKEAKRASIPKDVPELDLEMALKLLSLPRIVGQHPETGNDIEASIGRYGPYLRHDGKYAKLTSTADVFETGMNAAVTMLAEAAQKGGRGRAKAEPIKVLGKHPTSEAEMKVMPGRYGPYVTDGTTNATIPKDVKPEDVTEEQAIELINARAAKGPAKKKKKAAPKKKAPAKKPAAKKPAAKKAPAKKPAAKKAED, encoded by the coding sequence ATGCAACTGGTCATCGTCGAATCGCCCGCAAAGGCGAAAACCATCGAGAAATATCTCGGCAAGGACTTCAAGGTTCTCGCCTCCTACGGCCACATCCGCGACCTGCCGCCCAAGGACGGCAGCGTGCGGCCGGACGAGGATTTCGCGATGGATTGGGAGATCTACTCCGACCAGCGCAAGCGTAGCCAGGTCAAGGCGATCGCCGATGCGGCCAAGAATGCCGACCGCCTCGTCCTCGCAACCGACCCCGATCGCGAGGGGGAAGCGATCAGCTGGCACGTTCTGGACATGCTCAAGAAGCGCAAGGCGCTGCCGACCAATGTCGACCGGGTGACCTTCAACGCGATCACCAAGGGCGCCGTGACCGAGGCGATGAAGAAGCCGCGCGCGCTCGACCAGGACCTGATCGACGCCTATCTGGCGCGCCGCGCGCTCGACTACCTGTTCGGCTTCACGCTTTCGCCGGTGCTGTGGCGCAAGCTGCCGGGTGCCAAGTCGGCGGGCCGCGTGCAGTCGGTCGCGCTGCGCATCATCGTCGACCGCGAGCGCGAGATCGAGGCGTTCAAGGCCGAGGAATACTGGTCGATCATCGCCAATTTCGAGCAGGACGGCACGCCGTTCACCGCGCGGCTGGTGACGCTCGACGGCAAGAAGCTCGACAAGATGACCTTGGGCGACGAGGGCAGCGCGATGGCCGCCAAGCAGGCGGTCGAAGACGGGCGCTTCACGGTCGAGGGGATCGAGACCAAGCCGGTCAAGCGCAACCCCGCGCCGCCGTTCACCACCTCGACCTTGCAGCAGGAGGCGGCGCGCAAGCTCGGCTTCTCCGCCAGCCACACGATGCGGTGCGCGCAGTCGCTCTACGAAGCGGGCGCGATCACCTACATGCGTACCGACGGCGTGAGCATGGACCAGAGCGCGATCGACGCCTGCCGCGACGCGATCACCGATCGCTACTCTGCCGAGTATCGCCCGGAAAAACCGCGCTATTACAAGACCAAGGCGAAGAATGCTCAGGAAGCGCACGAAGCGATCCGGCCGACCGATTTCCGCAAGGACAAGGCGGGATCGGGCGACGAGGCGCGGCTGTACGACCTGATCTTCAAGCGCGCGCTGGCAAGCCAGATGGCGACCGCGCAGCTCGAACGCACCACCGTCACGCTGACCGAAGGCAGCGGGCAGCACTCGCTTCGCGCGACCGGCCAGGTGGTGAAGTTCCCCGGCTTCCTCGCGGTCTATCAGGAAAGCTTCGACGACAAGGATGACGAAGACGGCGGCCTGCTGCCGCACATGCGCGAAGGCGATGCCCCGGCGCGCAAGTCTGTCGAGGCGAACCAGCACTTCACCCAGCCGCCGCCGCGCTATTCCGAAGCCTCGCTGGTCAAGCAGCTGGAGGAGCTGGGCATCGGGCGTCCGTCGACCTACGCATCCACCATCCAGACGCTGCGCGACCGCGAATATGTGCGGATCGAGAAGAACCGCTTCTTCGCCGAGGAATCGGGCCGCCTGCTGACCGCCTTCCTCGAACGCTTCTTCCCCACCTATGTCGCCTACGACTTCACGGCGGGGATGGAGGAAGAGCTCGACGACGTCTCCGGCGGGCGCGCCGAGTGGAAGGCGATCCTCGAGGCGTTCTGGAAGGACTTCAAGCCGAAGTCCGACGAGGTGATGGAGCAGAAACCGTCGGACATCACGGCGGTGCTCGACACCTTCCTCTCCGACTACCTCTTCCCCGAACGCGCGGACGGTAAAGACCCGCGCTTCTGCCCGCTGTGCGACCAGGAAGGGCGTGCCGGTGGACGCCTGCACCTGCGTGGTGGGCGCTTTGGTGCGTTCGTGGCATGCGAGAACTATCCCGAGTGCAAGTTCACCCGCCGCTTCGCGCAGCCGGGTTCGGACGCGGACGAGGTGGCCGAGAATGCGGTGCTGGGCGAAGATCCCGACACCGGCCTGCCGGTCGAGCGCAAGACGGGCCGCTTCGGGCCGTACCTGCAGCTGGGCGAGGGCAAGGAAGCCAAGCGCGCGAGCATTCCCAAGGACGTGCCCGAGCTGGACCTCGAGATGGCGCTCAAGCTGCTCAGCCTGCCGCGCATCGTCGGCCAGCACCCCGAGACGGGCAATGATATTGAAGCGTCGATAGGACGTTACGGCCCGTACCTGCGGCACGATGGCAAGTACGCCAAGCTCACCAGCACGGCCGATGTCTTTGAGACCGGCATGAACGCGGCGGTGACGATGCTCGCCGAAGCGGCGCAAAAGGGCGGTCGCGGACGCGCCAAGGCGGAGCCGATCAAGGTGCTCGGCAAGCACCCGACCTCCGAGGCCGAGATGAAGGTGATGCCCGGCCGCTACGGCCCCTACGTCACCGACGGCACGACCAACGCGACCATCCCCAAGGACGTGAAGCCCGAGGATGTGACCGAGGAGCAGGCGATCGAACTGATCAACGCCCGCGCCGCCAAGGGCCCGGCCAAGAAAAAGAAAAAGGCCGCGCCCAAGAAGAAGGCCCCGGCCAAGAAGCCTGCGGCCAAGAAGCCTGCCGCGAAGAAAGCGCCTGCCAAGAAACCCGCCGCCAAGAAGGCGGAGGACTGA